From a single Drosophila sulfurigaster albostrigata strain 15112-1811.04 chromosome 3, ASM2355843v2, whole genome shotgun sequence genomic region:
- the LOC133843841 gene encoding uncharacterized protein LOC133843841, with amino-acid sequence MLHKQSSGASSIIAGILREVHRNSPLAARCETRIWLTPPAALPIWSRRLSRNLEGVIRQLRAESKWYNYDVEISEHLWSLWGGLHPSANCFEAQSRGRQTLACCVVACCAASAFRDLKDWTPKLLDAIVLNGDKYYRESLKQRRFNSSHLKLTDLSLDCEFLNIRFMVHAQLDCFGQLYNSPSARNMGLFESLNYFFTRFQLGILECQHHYLAFGYSANDGAYFLYDCAWDAPLFPSNMGASYVLRAKHLFLLLYCIIVTLNVRKLDVNFQLFSVDINRVSGSRSRQDQLKDKQQHASMSLVFNEK; translated from the coding sequence ATGCTTCACAAACAAAGCAGCGGAGCATCGAGCATTATCGCAGGTATTTTAAGGGAAGTGCATCGCAATTCACCTTTGGCAGCGCGATGCGAGACACGAATTTGGCTAACTCCGCCAGCTGCGTTGCCCATCTGGAGTCGGAGACTCAGCCGGAACCTGGAGGGAGTCATCAGACAGTTGAGAGCGGAGAGCAAGTGGTATAATTACGATGTGGAGATCAGTGAGCATCTCTGGTCCCTCTGGGGTGGCCTTCACCCGAGTGCCAACTGCTTTGAGGCACAGTCGAGGGGTCGTCAGACTTTGGCTTGTTGTGTGGTCGCTTGTTGTGCAGCGAGCGCTTTTCGTGACCTCAAGGATTGGACACCCAAGTTACTCGATGCCATTGTGCTCAATGGGGATAAATACTACAGGGAGAGTCTGAAGCAGCGCAGATTTAATAGCTCACATTTGAAGTTGACTGATCTCTCGCTGGACTGCGAGTTCCTGAACATTCGTTTCATGGTTCATGCTCAGCTAGACTGCTTTGGACAGCTTTACAATTCACCTAGTGCTCGGAATATGGGACTCTTTGAGTCCCTCAACTATTTCTTCACACGTTTCCAGCTCGGCATCCTCGAGTGTCAGCATCATTATCTCGCCTTTGGCTATAGTGCTAATGATGGAGCATACTTTCTCTATGACTGTGCTTGGGATGCTCCTCTCTTTCCTAGTAACATGGGCGCCTCTTATGTGCTGCGTGCCAAGCATCTCTTCCTGCTTCTCTATTGCATCATTGTCACTCTAAATGTGCGCAAGTTGGACGTTAATTTCCAGCTCTTTAGCGTCGACATCAATCGCGTCTCAGGATCGCGTTCAAGGCAGGATCAGCTAAAAGATAAACAGCAACATGCTTCAATGTCTTTGGTGTTtaacgaaaaataa
- the LOC133843705 gene encoding uncharacterized protein LOC133843705 isoform X1, giving the protein MDKQKHTFIDARNIGDIVIEQCREEEPMEQISSSKKVQQKGILSERGIRKCTSCHKPKMSEVIGDSQQNICRKREELVLQTINEFAEQLRLDPNYAETKGLLIEKGIRKYTENQEAFIKRDYMPPEKIEEHTEQSSCVYRSPGIKDLRIEKGLKLSWENKKNTLENGSFDMPKILNYIQQFNKALDNNSGNINWTDFRKNLLKIHRYYMKQHSFISSDEEEYAVDDVGENSLNKFIGQDSKTLKNNECCQFNSLDLKMQEFYMKYNQTLINREKTFKEMMILQSMRKQIGQRLSQIEMEIHASRSQLQKRGVHNK; this is encoded by the exons ATGGATAAACAGAAGCACACCTTTATAGATGCAAGAAATATAGGTGATATAGTTATAGAACAGTGCAGGGAAGAAGAGCCGATGGAACAGATCTCCAGTTCAAAGAAAGTTCAGCAAAAAGGCATACTCTCAGAG CGAGGTATTAGAAAGTGCACTTCTTGCCATAAGCCAAAAATGAGTGAAGTTATCGGAGATAGTCAGCAGAATATTTGCCGAAAAAGGGAAGAATTGGTGCTGCAGACGATCAATGAATTTGCTGAACAGTTAAGATTAGATCCAAACTACGCTGAAACAAAGGGATTGCTGATCGAG AAAGGCATACGAAAGTATACTGAAAATCAAGAGGCGTTCATAAAAAGAGATTATATGCCTCcagaaaaaatagaagaacACACAGAGCAATCAAGTTGCGTTTATCGATCGCCTGGCATTAAAGATTTGCGCATAGAGAAGGGCTTAAAATTAAGCtgggaaaataaaaagaatacttTAGAAAATGGCTCCTTCGATATGCCAAAGATTCTTAACtatattcaacaatttaacaaaGCTTTGGACAACAATTCCGGCAATATAAATTGGACGGACTTTCGCAAAAATCTGCTAAAAATACATCGTTACTATATGAAGCAGCATAGTTTTATCAGTTCTGATGAAGAAGAATATGCAGTAGATGATGTAGGAGAGAATtcattgaataaatttattggACAAGACTCCAAAACTCTGAAGAATAATGAATGCTGCCAGTTCAACAGTTTAGATTTGAAAATGCAAGAATTCTACATGAAATACAATCAAACACTAATCAATAGGGAGAAGACCTTTAAAGAGATGATGATACTTCAATCAATGCGTAAACAAATCGGACAGAGACTCTCTCAAATCGAGATGGAAATTCACGCGTCTCGCTCTCAACTCCAGAAACGAGGTGTGCACAATAAATGA
- the LOC133843705 gene encoding uncharacterized protein LOC133843705 isoform X2 produces MDKQKHTFIDARNIGDIVIEQCREEEPMEQISSSKKVQQKGILSERGIRKCTSCHKPKMSEVIGDSQQNICRKREELVLQTINEFAEQLRLDPNYAETKGLLIEAYESILKIKRRS; encoded by the exons ATGGATAAACAGAAGCACACCTTTATAGATGCAAGAAATATAGGTGATATAGTTATAGAACAGTGCAGGGAAGAAGAGCCGATGGAACAGATCTCCAGTTCAAAGAAAGTTCAGCAAAAAGGCATACTCTCAGAG CGAGGTATTAGAAAGTGCACTTCTTGCCATAAGCCAAAAATGAGTGAAGTTATCGGAGATAGTCAGCAGAATATTTGCCGAAAAAGGGAAGAATTGGTGCTGCAGACGATCAATGAATTTGCTGAACAGTTAAGATTAGATCCAAACTACGCTGAAACAAAGGGATTGCTGATCGAG GCATACGAAAGTATACTGAAAATCAAGAGGCGTTCATAA